Proteins from one Vanessa atalanta chromosome 15, ilVanAtal1.2, whole genome shotgun sequence genomic window:
- the LOC125069474 gene encoding islet cell autoantigen 1: protein MMQHQYWVTKKTVLKRLGTKEDDCIVSSDAELDAKLELFRSISDSCLQLQRVLDQYQERLCILAQEENALGKFLRDAGKVGDASGKHMVSAGKAISYSGQQRLSIRPPLLRLYHEVETFRVRAVKDMRATVSAMEKARIEYRAALSWMKSTSAQLDPDTGRGLDNYRKAQRQVRESKKSFDKLTLDVLQKIDLLAAARCNMFSHVLSNYQNSFLNFSTKVTQTLQATVDTMNETPQYEFSILKSLGEMESNQDEDAAPDKDQMLFFQDDYKDEKQEKPSTDAKDAKNDNEKQPSNDNNEEPSTSTNLIDTENQASTNNEDINEDLAGLQLDCGDIPANFGSFMPSQLLQNINTNLLQGSLAPVHINNVKPTNQPTTSQHQITKTVPKKEDKAAWFKLFAELDPLANPDNLPGSNANQSHAA from the exons ATGATGCAACATCAATATTGGGTGACTAAAAAGACTGTTTTAAAAAGATTAGGAACTAAAGAAGATGATTGTATTGTTTCATCCGACGCCGAGCTTGATGCAAAATTAGAATTGTTTCGATCAATATCCGATAGTTGTTTGCAATTACAACGAGTTTTAGATCAGTACCAAGAACGCCTATGTATTTTAGCTCAAGAAGAGAACGCTTTAGGAAAATTTTTACGTGATGCTGGAAAAGTTGGCGACGCTTCAGGGAAACACATGGTATCGGCTGGTAAAGCTATTTCTTATTCAGGCCAGCAGCGCCTATCTATAAGACCGCCATTGTTAAGGCTTTATCATGAAGTGGAGACGTTTAGAGTTCGCGCTGTGAAAGATATGCGAGCAACAGTGTCTGCGATGGAAAAAGCCCGCATCGAGTACCGCGCTGCTCTAAGCTGGATGAAGTCTACTAGCGCCCAATTAGATCCCGACACTGGACGTGGGCTTGATAATTACCGAAAAGCGCAACGACAGGTTCGCGAGAGTAAGAAGAGTTTTGATAAATTGACCTTAGATGTTTTACAGAAG ATTGATTTATTAGCTGCTGCAAGATGTAACATGTTTTCTCATGTTCTATCAAACTACCAAAattcctttttaaatttttcaacaaaAGTGACTCAAACTTTGCAAGCTACTGTGGATACTATGAATGAAACTCCACAATACGAATTTAGTATTCTAAAAAGTTTAGGAGAAATGGAATCCAACCAAGATGAAGACGCTGCACCAGATAAAGATCAGATGTTATTTTTCCAG gaTGATTACAAAGATGAAAAGCAAGAAAAGCCTTCAACTGATGCTAAAGATGCTAAAAACGATAATGAAAAACAACCATCCAATGACAACAATGAAGAACCATCAACATCGACCAATCTGATTGATACGGAAAACCAAGCATCAACTAACAATGAAGATATTAATGAAGATTTAGCAGGCCTGCAACTTGATTGTGGGGATATTCCAGCTAATTTTGGATCCTTTATGCCTTCCCAACTATTACAG AACATAAATACCAACCTTTTACAAGGATCATTGGCTCCAGTCcacattaataatgtaaaacCAACTAACCAGCCAACAACGAGCCAACATCAAATTACAAAAACTGTACCAAAGAAGGAAGACAAGGCAGCttggtttaaattatttgctgAATTGGATCCACTTGCAAATCCTGATAATTTACCTGGATCTAATGCGAATCAAAGTCATGCagcttga